AGTGATTCGGTTCCCTCCTGGGGTGCCGCCAGTGTGTACGCCTGGACGCTCACGTTTTCGGGGGTGGTGCGGGCGAGTACGCGGCCCAGCCAGCCCAGGGCGCGCGGGTCGCCGTGCCCGGCCAGCAGCTCGTCCCCGACGGCTGCAAGCCTGATTTTGCGTTGTTCCACTAGTCACCTTCTCCGGTCACAAAAAACGGGGTGGGGCGCCAGCGGCGCCCCACCCCAAACTTAGCCTACTGACGTTCGAAGGCCTTCTTGACAAGAATGTCCTGCTCGACGGCGTGCCGCTTGGCTGAGCCGGTGGCGGTGGACGCCGACGCCGGACGCGAGACCAGGCGCAGCGGCCGGTCCAGCTGCGCCGGCAGGTTCAGGCCGATAAACGGCCACGGACCCTGGTTGGCCGGCTCATCCTGCGCCCAGACCACGTCGGCGTTGGGGTACTTGGAGACGGCGGCCTGGATATCCGCGACGGGCAGCGGGTAGAGCTGCTCCACGCGGACTATGGCCGTCTTCTCATCACCGGTCTTCTGGCGGTTGGCCAGCAGATCGTAGTACAGGCGCCCGGAGACCAGGAGCACGCGCTCGACGGCGTTTGCATCGAGCTCTGCGTGTTCCGGGATAACCGGCTGGAAGGACCCCTGCGTGAAGTCCTCCACCTGGGTGGCTGCGGCCTTCAGTCGAAGAAGCTGCTTCGGCGTGAAGATGATCAGCGGCTTGCGCGGACGGCTGTACGCCTGGCGGCGCAGCAGGTGGAAGTGCGAGGCACCCGTGGTGGGGTTGGCAACAATCATGTTGTCCTCGGCGCACATCTGCAGGAAGCGTTCGATCCGGGCGGACGAGTGGTCCGGTCCCTGGCCCTCGTAGCCGTGCGGCAGCATCAGCACCAGCGAGGAACGCTGGCCCCACTTCTGCTCGGCTGAGGAGATGAACTCATCGATGATGGTCTGGGCGCCGTTGACGAAGTCGCCGAACTGGGCTTCCCACAGCACGAGTGCGTCCGGGCGTTCCACCGAGTAGCCGTATTCGAAGCCCATGGCGGCGAATTCGGACAGCAGCGAATCGTAGATCCACAGCTTGGCCTGGTTCGGATCCAGCTCCGCGAGCGGGGTCCACTCGGCACCGGTGGCGCGGTCGTGGAACACGGCGTGGCGCTGGGTGAACGTGCCGCGGCGCGAGTCCTGGCCGGCAAGGCGTACGGGAACGCCTTCCATGACCAGTGATCCGAATGCTGCAATTTCCGCAAAGCCCCAGTCGATGCCGCCTTCGCGGGACATCTGCTCGCGCTTCTCCAGGAGTGCCTTGAGCTTCGGGTGGACGGTGAAGCCTTCAGGCACGGCCACGTGGGCCTTACCGATGTGGGCCAGCACCTCGGCGGAGATCGCCGTGGAAGCCGGAGACACAATGGTGGTGCCTTCCTGCTGGGACGCCGGGCGTTCCAGATCGGAGACAGCTTCGGTGTCCTTGGTGATAACCGGCAGGGGAGAGGTCTGTGCGGCATGCGTTTCCGCGAAGACACGCTCCAGGCGGCCCTGGTAGTCGCGCAGTGCCTGCTCGGCCTCTTCCTGGCTGATGTCGCCGCGTCCGATGAGGGACTCGGTGTACAGCTTGCGGACGGAGCGCTTGGCTTCGATCAGGCTGTACATCATCGGCTGCGTCATCGAGGGGTCGTCGCCCTCGTTGTGGCCGCGGCGGCGGTAGCAGACCATGTCGATGACAACGTCCTTGTTGAAGCGCTGACGGTAGTCGTAGGCCAGCTGCGCGATGCGCACGACCTGCTCCGGATCGTCACCGTTCACGTGGAAGATGGGTGCCTGGACCATCTTCGCGACGTCGGTGGAGTACACCGAGGAGCGCGAGGAGGTGGGCGACGTGGTGAAACCAACCTGGTTGTTGACCACGATGTGGATGGTTCCGCCGGTGCGGTAGCCGCGCAGCTGGGAGAGGTTCAGCGTTTCCGCCACCACGCCCTGACCGGCGAAGGCTGCGTCACCATGGATGAGGATCGGCAGGACGGGGAACTCGTCGCCCTTGTCCAACCGGTCCTGCTTGGCGCGCACGATGCCTTCGAGGACGGAGTCCCCGGCTTCAAGGTGCGAGGGGTTGGCGGCCAGGTAGACCTTGGTCTGGTTGCCGTTGTCCGAGGTGAACGTGCCCTCGGTGCCAAGGTGGTACTTGACGTCGCCGGAGCCCTGGACACTGCGCGGGTCCTGGGTTCCTTCGAACTCGCGGAAGACCTGGGCGTAGGTCTTGCCGGCAATGTTGGTCAGCACGTTCAGCCGGCCGCGGTGGGCCATGCCGATGCCAACCTCTTCGAGGCCGTCGTCGGCAGCACCGGAAATCACGGCATCCAGCAGCGGAATCAGGGATTCGCCGCCTTCCAGCGAGAAGCGCTTCTGGCCGACGAACTTGGTCTGCAGGAAGGTTTCGAAGGCCTCGGCCGCGTTGAGCTTGCTCAGGATCCGCAGCTGCTCTTCACGGGTGGGCTTGCTGTACTTGGTTTCCAGGCGCTCCTGGAACCACTCGCGTTCCTCGGGATCCTGGATGTGCATGTATTCGATGCCCGCGGTGCGGCAGTAGGCGTCACGGAGTACACCGAGGATCTTGCGCAGCTTAAGCATCGGCTTGCCGCCGAAGCCGCCGGTGGGCCATTCACGGTCCAGGTCCCACAGCGTCAGGCCGTGGTTCAGGATGTCCAGGTCCGCGTGGCGGCGCTGGACATATTCCAGCGGGTTGGTGTCCGCCATCAGGTGGCCGCGGACGCGGTAGGAGTGGATCAGCTGCTGGATGCGCGCAACCTTGTTGATCTGCTCTTCCGGGTTCACCTGGATGTCGGGGCTCCAGCGCACCGGCTCGTACGGAATCCGCAGCGACTCGAAGATGTCGTCGTAGAAGTTCTGCTCGCCGAGGAGCAGCTGGTGGATGATGCGCAGGAACTCGCCGCTGCCGGCACCCTGGATGACGCGGTGGTCATAGGTGGAGGTCAGGGTGATGATCTTGGAAATGGCGTTGCGGGCCAGGATCTTCTCGTTGGAGCCCTGGAACTC
This genomic interval from Arthrobacter citreus contains the following:
- a CDS encoding multifunctional oxoglutarate decarboxylase/oxoglutarate dehydrogenase thiamine pyrophosphate-binding subunit/dihydrolipoyllysine-residue succinyltransferase subunit, which produces MPDQSNHRLPEEFGGNEWLVDELYEQYLKDKNSVDKKWWSIFDSFKDEEAQGSNTAAGNGSAAPTELGANPATRQLPVVKAEAAKPKASGESPASTQQSGKPPVAKEAAAPNSAAKDSKPAEAKTESPKSKTPPIPAQLPKTQPASAASEEDKVNVLRGPAKAIATNMDLSLSVPTATTVRAVPAKLLIDNRIVINSHLERARGGKVSFTHLLGYAIIRAAAMFPSQNVYYDVVDGKPVAVQPAHVNFGLAIDMPKPDGTRLLVVPNIKKAETLNFSEFWHAYEELVKKARNGKLTADDYKGTTISLTNPGGIGTVHSVPRLSKGQACIIGAGALDYPAEFQGSNEKILARNAISKIITLTSTYDHRVIQGAGSGEFLRIIHQLLLGEQNFYDDIFESLRIPYEPVRWSPDIQVNPEEQINKVARIQQLIHSYRVRGHLMADTNPLEYVQRRHADLDILNHGLTLWDLDREWPTGGFGGKPMLKLRKILGVLRDAYCRTAGIEYMHIQDPEEREWFQERLETKYSKPTREEQLRILSKLNAAEAFETFLQTKFVGQKRFSLEGGESLIPLLDAVISGAADDGLEEVGIGMAHRGRLNVLTNIAGKTYAQVFREFEGTQDPRSVQGSGDVKYHLGTEGTFTSDNGNQTKVYLAANPSHLEAGDSVLEGIVRAKQDRLDKGDEFPVLPILIHGDAAFAGQGVVAETLNLSQLRGYRTGGTIHIVVNNQVGFTTSPTSSRSSVYSTDVAKMVQAPIFHVNGDDPEQVVRIAQLAYDYRQRFNKDVVIDMVCYRRRGHNEGDDPSMTQPMMYSLIEAKRSVRKLYTESLIGRGDISQEEAEQALRDYQGRLERVFAETHAAQTSPLPVITKDTEAVSDLERPASQQEGTTIVSPASTAISAEVLAHIGKAHVAVPEGFTVHPKLKALLEKREQMSREGGIDWGFAEIAAFGSLVMEGVPVRLAGQDSRRGTFTQRHAVFHDRATGAEWTPLAELDPNQAKLWIYDSLLSEFAAMGFEYGYSVERPDALVLWEAQFGDFVNGAQTIIDEFISSAEQKWGQRSSLVLMLPHGYEGQGPDHSSARIERFLQMCAEDNMIVANPTTGASHFHLLRRQAYSRPRKPLIIFTPKQLLRLKAAATQVEDFTQGSFQPVIPEHAELDANAVERVLLVSGRLYYDLLANRQKTGDEKTAIVRVEQLYPLPVADIQAAVSKYPNADVVWAQDEPANQGPWPFIGLNLPAQLDRPLRLVSRPASASTATGSAKRHAVEQDILVKKAFERQ